A segment of the Panacibacter ginsenosidivorans genome:
TTCTGCCTTGAACAGTGCATGGGTGCTTATGAATTCCGCAACAGATGTTTGGCCTGATGGCTTAGGAAGCAGCAGTGGAGAGCTTGGGCATAACATCATGGATCATCATTACAACCTTGGTGTTAGCGGAGATTTTGAAGGCTATGAGGATAAATATTATTATGGTCGCCGCGCCAACGGTTTCTACTTAACAAGGTTTGCAAACTTATATGGCGATAAAAGAGATTACCTGCGTGGCTTTGGTTACCAGGGCGCAGCCAGCAGAGGTAGCTGGAGCAGGGATGTGGCAGAATTCAGTATTGGTGATAAATTCAAAGAAGCATTAACAGAGCCCGGTAGTTGGCGCATAGGCATGGGTGGCTTTGGCGAATTATTGCCTTATCATGAAAATAAGATAACATTAGATAAGAACAGAAAAGACAAGTGGGGCTTACCCATTTTAGCGATGGATGCTGAAATAAAAGACAATGAAAAGAAGATGCGTAAAGATATTCTTGAAGAAGGCAAAGCTATGCTGGAAGCAGCAGGTGTAAAGAATGTAACAACGCATGATGGCGGGCACGAGATTGGTGATGGTATTCACGAAATGGGCACAGCACGTATGGGGGCAGATCAAAAAACTTCTGTGCTCAATAAATGGAACCAGGTTTGGGATGCCCAGAATGTTTTTGTTACAGATGGTGCTTTCATGGTTTCATCGGCCTGCCAGAACCCTTCCTTAACTTATATGGCGTTTACAGCAAGAGCAGCCAATCATGCGGTGGAAGAATTGAAGAAAGGAAATATTTAATGTGCTAATTTGAATATGTGCAGATGTGCAATTGAAGAACAGATGAGTAATAAACTGGAAGTACAAGTGAGTGACACAACGAAGCTTAATAGTAATACAAAAGCTAAGTTCAAAAAAGAAATCAAAATATTAACGTGTAAAAACAAACACGTACACTTTTAAATTACATTTGATAACTATAAACCATTGTTTGTTATGAACAGAAGAGATGCCTTATCACGTGTTGCGCTTATAATGGGCGGCACTGTTATTGGGGCAGAAGCTTTTTTGAGTGGCTGTAAAACGGCTACCAAATATGGCGAGAGCCTCAACTTTACTCCGGAAGATATTGCCTATCTGAACGAGATCGCTGAAACCATTATTCCTGCTACATCCACACCCGGCGCAAAAGATGCAAAGGTTGGTGAATTCATGACCGTAATCGTTAAGGATTGCTACGAAGAAAAAGACCAGAAAGCTTTTCTTGAAGGCATGAAAAAACTTGACGATGCCAGCCAGAAAAAGAATAGCAAGTCTTTTATGGAAAGTACACCAGAACAGCGTAAAGCTTTGTTGATAGATCTTGACAAAGAAGCAACTGCATTTAATAAAAGTAAAAAGCCGGAAGATCCCTCTCATTATTTTTCTGCGTTCAAGCAGTTAACGTTGTGGGGCTATTTTACTTCTGAACCAGGCGCTACCAAAGCATTGCGTTATGTGGCTGTGCCCGGAAGATATGAAGGTTGCATACCTTATAAAAAAGGTGATAAGGCCTGGGCTACCTAGTGGTTACAGAGGAAGAATTATGCAATTATTTTGAGCCTGGCTATAAGCCACCGCTCACCTACGTTGCGTCGCACACTTTTACGCCTTGTTCTTTTCTCAGCAAATATTTACAACTCTGTAAAAGAGCATGTAACGATTAAATTATAAGCCATGAGTTATTCGAGAAGAAAATTTTTGCAAACAACAGGTTTGTTAGGTGCAGGTGCAATGCTTGCTTCTAATAATTTATTTGCCGGCAAAGCTCCTCTTACCAATTTTGGTATTCAATTATGGACAGTGCAGCAGGATATGGCTAAAGATGCTGCCGGCACATTAAAAGCTTTGGCATCTTATGGATACAAACAGATCGAAGGCTTTGAAGGCAGGATGGGTATGTTTTGGGGAATGACTGTTGGCGACATGAAAAAGTATATGGATGATCTTGGCATGACGATGATCTCCAGCCATTGCAATATCAACGACAAGTTTGAAATAAAAGCAGCCAATGCAGCCAACATGGGCATGAAGTACTTGATATGCCCATACCTTGGTCCGCAAAAATCTGCCGATGATTTTAAAAAGGCTGCAGATAATTTCAATGCAAAAGGAGAGATTTGTAAAAAGAACGGATTACGCTTTGCATACCATAATCATGGGTATTCATTCAAAACCATTGATGGCCAGGTACCGGAAGATATAATGCTGGCGAATACAAATCCTGACCTCGTAGATTTTGAAATGGATATGTACTGGGTTGTAACAGGAGGGGCAGATATTAACTCATACTTAAAAAAATACAAAGGTCGTTTCCGTCTGTGCCATGTTAAAGACAGGCAAAAAGGCGTGGATGCAAGTGTGGAAGATGCATCGGTTATATTGGGTACGGGTAGTATAGACTATCCCTCTATTGTACCGATTGCAAAAAAATACGGTGTAGAATATTTTATAGTAGAGCAGGAAAAATTTGATGACACTACGCCCATGTTAAGCGCTGAGGCCGATGCAAAGTATATGATGACATTGAAAGCATAATGAACAATAGTAATCGATATAAAAAATCCCGGAACAATTGTTTCCTGGATTTTTTATTAGCTATTGACAGATAGGCTAATGTCTCAATCTATCTTTTCCTTTTAAAGAATTCTTTTATTAATGCAGCGCATTCATCCTGAAGCATACCTTTTATAATTTCCGTTTTTACATGAAATGGTGCCTCTCCGGTGTCATGTGTTTGTGATGATGCATGAATATATTTTCTGTAACCATTTTTTATATCCGGCGCACCATAGACAATCTTCCCAATCTTACTCCAGTAAAGTGCACCGCAACACATAAGGCAAGGTTCGATGGTTACATATAATGCTGCATCAGGCAAATATTTTGCACCAAGGTAATTACATGCAGTTGTAATAGCTAGTATCTCTGCATGGGCTGTTGGGTCATTCAACAATTCAACCTGGTTATGCGCCCTTGCAATAATTTTATTATTGATCACTATAACAGCGCCAACAGGCACCTCGTCAGTATCAAAAGCCTTCTGTGCTTCTTTTAAAGCCTGTTGCATAAAGTATTCATCACTTATGGATAACATGTGGCTAAGTTAGGAAAAGATAAAAGCTCCATTAAAGTTCGCTTGTGAGCCACCCTTAAATATAAAATGCATTTTAGTTTCCGGCTATTTTTTTATATTTTACATTTTTCAATCCGTAATTATGCAAAACCTTTTTCAACCGGAATCTGCCACCGGAATCGTAATGCGCATTGCCAGATTAAAGCCAGCTGCCAAAGCCCTTTGGGGGAAAATGAATGCTGCACAGATGCTTGCTCATTGTAAAGCGCCACTGGAAGTGGCGCTTGGCGACAGAATTTTAAAACATAGTTTTATTGGTTGGTTATTTGGTAAGCTGGCTAAAAAGAAAATGTTGAAGGAACCTCCCTTCCAGCACAACCTGCCAACAGATGGAAGTTTTGTTGTAAAAGATGAACGCGTTTTTTCTGATGAACAGGAACAGCTTTTTACACTTATAAAAAGATTTGCAGAAGCCGATCCTCAAACTATTGCAGCAAGAGTGCATCCTTTTTTTGGTAAGATGACTATTGATGAATGGGGCATTTTGCAATGGAAACATCTTGATCATCACCTGAGACAGTTTGGCGTTTAAATATTTGCCATGGCTACTAAACAAAAACTTAATACTGATTGGCACAAACAAAACCGTATGCCGGAAAAAGCCACGTTAGAGCAATGTATTGCATGGCATTTGGAGCACCGCAAATATTGTGGATGCAGGGATATTCCTGAAAAGCTGAAAACAGAAATGAAGAAAAGAAATATAAAATACTAAGTAACTTGTTGCTATTGTTGCATAGCGATATAAATGCACAAAGGTGCGACGCAAGTAAAGTGTGATAGTATTACCAAAGCCAGGCTCATAAAAAAATAAAGGCCATTCGTTTGAATGGCCTTTTGTATTCATTAAATATTTTTACTGAACATTAAAAGTGTTGTTGCTTTCATCTGCGTCCATAAAAATGCCACCATCGATCTGTACTGACTTTATTTTCTTTTTGGTGGTAATATTTACTGATGCATTTTTCAGATCAGCTTTCCACAACATGGGTGTTTGGTGCTGCTTTTCAGAACTGCCATCATCATAAGTTATTACAAGATCAAAGGGTGCAGGATAACCACCTATATTTTGTATGGCAACTGCATAGCTATTCTTGTTTTTGTTTACAGACTGAACAGCAAAGTCGATATAATTGTTAGAAAAATACCAGCTGTTCCAGAACCAGTTTAGATCCTGCCCCGAGATGTTATTGAATGTATTAAAGAAATCCCATGGAATAGGGTGTTTTCCATTCCAGCGGTTCATGTATGCATGTAAGCATGTTTTGAAAAGTTGGTCGCCCAGCAGGTCCTTCATTGCGAGATAACCGATAGAAGCCTTTCCATATTCATTATTCCCAAAGCCCTGACCGGTAAGCGCATCGCCTGGTGTAACAATAGGAATATCTTCACCTGCAGATGGATCGCCTATCCAGCCTGCTATGCGGAATTGCTTATACAAACTCTCTGCTTTCTCCACACCAAGATCTGCACGGCCAATCAGCAGTTCAAAAGTGGTCGCCCAGCCTTCATCCATAAAGCCATAACGTGTTTCGTTGATGCCCATATAAAATGGCATATAGGTATGTGCTATTTCATGCTCTGCAACAAACCTTGAGAAATTAGGATCTTCATAAGTTTCATCATTTGCCATCATAGGATATTCCATTCCTGCATAACCCTGGAAAATTGTTGTCTTTTCGTAAGGGTAAGGAATGCCCGGCCAGTTGTGCGATAACCAATCCAATGAATGTTTTCCATACTCTACCATATTCCTGTAATCAGCAGCTGTATCATTATAAGCAGCCTGCACACTTGCCCTTCTTTTTGTTGCATCATCAACCAATACACTTCCTGCATCCCATACAAAATGATCGCTTAAACCAAAAGCCATATCAGGAATATTATTAGCTGTAAATTTCCAGCTGTTCATATTATCCTGTGCTGTTACTCTTTTTGCAGCAAGATCTTCTTTGGTTGCCACATGTATTGTTTCATCAGAGGTGAAAGATGAATAATATTTCTTTAGAAAATCGGGCTGTAATAAACGCTCAGGGTTATTGAGTGTACCTGTTCCCCAAACGATATAATTTTTAGGAACATTAAGTGTTACAGTATAATCATTGAAGTCGCTGTAAAATTCATGAGAATCCATAAAATTCATACGGTCCCAACCGCTTATATCATCAAATACTGCTACACGCGGGTAGAAGTAAGCAAGAAAATAAGTAGTGGAATCTATCATGCCTTCGCGGTTACTCTGCAATGATATTTCGTAGTGCCAATCGAACATAAGTTGTATAGAATCGTGCGGTGCAAGTGGTTTTGGCAAACGCATTGACTGAAAGGTAAATGCATTGGGGTTGTTTCTCCATTGGTAAGGCTGGTTGTTCACCGTTACTTTATCTATTTGCACACCATCCGTAAGATAATCTGCGCCAACGCCAAAATTGCGGGGAGCACCGGGTTTATGTATATTCAAAAAAAGTTTGATAACGGGATTACGGATCGTATCGGTGCTGTTATTTACATACATGATCGTTTCACTGCCTTTAATATTACGATCCGGCGGTGCTGCTGTAACAGTAATATTATAGCGGCCGTAATTCTGCCAGTAATTCTTACCAGGCTTTCCATCAATAGACCGGGTTTCCTTTTTAAAAGCTTCCTTAACCTCTCTTGGCATATACAACGCTTGAGCATTTGCACCGGCCACACTGCAGGCAATAAGGCTGCAAATAAGCAATAAATGTTTCATAGCAATAATTTAATAAGCGGGGAAGTTAACACACAAAAGCATTACATGAATACTGATATGATAAAAGGCTTCCTTTAATGATAATAATTGCTTTTCTGCGTACCGGCTTTCAGCTGTTTTGGCATCGGTTGTTGTGTCACTCACTTGTACATTCTGAACTTTGTGCAGCAGAAATAAGAAAGTACAAGTGTGCGACGCAAGAAAAGCAGCAAAGTAGTACTGCAGCCCGGCTAAAAAAATTACCTATCGTTTTCACAGCCATTATGAACATGCTGAACCTCATTTATAAAATGTGCAGCATTTGACATAGTTATAGTAATTGCGCTTATTAATTTTAAACCTTATTATAACTTATTTCAATAACCCCACATGAATAAAATATACAGCCTGCTTTTCTTTATTTTCATATTTTTCATACGCGTAAAAGCACAGCCAGATGAAATGTTTCGCGGCAATGCTGCACACAATAAAAACTATGCAGGCCAGGATGATAATGTCTTCAATAAAATTTCCTGGACATTTAAAACCGGTGCTGCAGTTCGCTCAACTGCCATTGCGGTAAATGATATCGTATACTTTGGCAGTAATGATGGCTATCTCTATGCGCTCGAAAAAAAGACTGGAGAACTAAAATGGAAATTTAATTGTGGCAGTTCGGTATCATCATCACCCGCTTATTCAACAGGACTGATTTATATACTAAGTGAACAACAAATTTTGTTCGCTATAAATGCTAATGATGGAAACCTCAACTGGCAAAAATCAATCGGCGAAGACAAACCATATGACTGGGGCTTTGATTATTATTTCCCATCACCTGCTATTAATACAGATACATTACTAATTGCCTCTGCAGATGGAAAAGTATTATCGCTTAATAAACAAAATGGCAAAAGCTATTGGGAATTTAAAGCACAACATTTTATACGTGCCACACCTGCGTTGAAAGACGGATGGATATATATTGGGGATACAAACGGAGATATGTATGCCCTTGATTCAAAAACAGGTAAACAAAAATGGGTATATAAAACATTCGGCTCTTTACTTAATAATGACACTATTGGTTTTGACAGAAAAGCAATTCTTGGTTCTGCAGTTGTAGAAGATGATGCAGTTGTATTTGGCAGCAGGGATGGGTTTCTTTATTGCGTAAATCGTTTTGATGGAACCTTGCGCTGGAAATTTGATCACAAAGTATCATGGGTTATTTCTTCTCCATCTGTTGTAAACGGGCATGTAATTACAGGTACATCGGATGGGCATTTTGTACAATCTGTAAATATTAAAACAGGGCAGGAAAAATGGCGAACATATGGCACCGCACCATTATGGTCATCGCCTCTTGTAGTTGGTAATAATGTTTACATTGGAGGTAATGAAGGCGTGCTTTATTGTATTGATATTAATACCGGCGAAAAGCAAGCGCATCCCTTTTGTATCAATTCGAAAATATTCTCTTCACCTGTTGTGGGTGATAACAAGATGTATTTTGGTGCAGACAATGGTTTATTTTATTGCCTGGAAAATACAGTAATTAATAAAAACTCTTTGAATCGTTATGTTTACTGGGATAAAAAAAATGCATCCATTTTTCTTCGCAATGGGGTTGATATATTGGTGAAAGATTTTTTTTACCGCAAGGGCTATATAGTGATTGATGAAAAAAAGCTGTCTTCATTAGTTACAGAAAATAAAAATGATGGAAGTGGAAAGGTGATCGTATTTGTTTCATCAAAACTGCCAGCTTCATTTTTAAGAACAGATACCATAAATATTTTACACAGCTTTATTGAATCAGGCGGTATTGTAGTGGATATCGGCAATAATTCTCTGGTGTGTGATATTGATTCAAGCAATAATCTGAACGGCTTTAATTACAGACGCTGCAAATCTTTAATTGGCGTCAATTATCCTGCAAATGATCTGCGTAGCTTTGGTGGTTTCTTTTCAGCAACTGCAACAGCAGCGGGAAAGTCAATGGGGATAAAAGATCATTGGACAGCCATATCTCCTATTGATAAAAATGATGCGACCACCGTGCTTGGTATTGATGAAAAAGGAAGAGCATCTGCTTGGATAAAAAATATCGGCAAAGGAAAATTTGTACAAATGTGGGTTGACCAATCTTTTCCTGAAGATTATAATTTTGCCGACGATGTACTCTCAAATATTGAGCGTATGTAATAGTTAGGGGAAAGTCCGTACTGTTTTTTAAAAGCCTTGCTGAAAGAAAAAACATCCGGGAAACTACAGAGCGAAGCGATATCTGTAACAGAATAAATGCCGGTCTTTAAAAGCTCCAATGCATGCTGCAAACGTAACTGCAACATATATTGATAAGGTGATATTTTAAATGCCTGTTTAAAACTTCTGAAGAAATGGTATACGGAAAGGTTACAATGCCTTGCAACCTCAGCAATTTCAGGATTCTGCAGATAATGTGCATGTATAAATTCTCTGCCTGTTAATAAACGTTCGTAGGTCTCTTTGCGTGTAGAAACTTTTCTCGATGAAATATTATTAAGCGAAAAGCAGTTTTGTTTTTCCTGCAATACTATTTCTTCTGTAAGCCGCAGAAACCATTCTTCATTAACAATATCTTCGTAGATCAGGCCATTTTTTAATGCAATAGAAAGTTGCTTTAGTTGAAGGCCCAATTGTGTTTGCCCGGTATTATATACATGCTCAAAAAAGTGCGGACATTCAAAATAACCCGTCATGTAATTATCTAGGTTATGTTCTTCTTTGTGATGCAGCACCGAAAATGTTTCTGCAATCGAAGACGGGCATATATCAATGCAAATACTTTTTACAGGTTGTTTAGATTCAAAATATGCTTTTACAAAAGGTTGTTTGCTGGTTAGCAAAAAATGATTTTTTTCCACTTTGTATTCCTTTTGTCCGCAACGATAAGTAATAGCGCCTTCCACCACATATTTTACACTAAAGCTTCTGAATGCATTATTCGTAAACCACTCTCTAAGTTCAGAATAGTAAATCCTGTCCGTATCGGCTGGCTTATTCAACGATAGTTTATTTTGTTCATTTATCAGGTGCACATAAGGCATAAGTAATATCGTTTTCAATTCTAAGTTATCAACAATTAAAGGCTTTGACCATCCAAAAAGTATAAGCGGCATTAATAGTTTACCATAATAAGCAGCATTTGACAAAGAGCTGTTTTATTATGTTCCGGACTTAAGTAATTACCTGCATCGTTCCTTGCGTCGCACACTTGTACTGAATATTTTATTGCAGCAGTGTAAAGTTGGGCCGGTGGATAAAATCTCTTAACTAAATTTTTACCCCGCTTAAAAAATCAGGGAATAGTTTTTGCGTTATCACTAACAAATCATCCTCCTGTTGCATTTAAAATTTTACACATAGCAAATTGTTAACCTCCTAAAATTTTGATGCAATGAAAAGCCTTATTTATTCCTGCTGCTGCATAAGTTTATTGTTAGGTTTTACATCTTTTCATGATAAACATATTTTACCAAAGGGTACTTATTTATTAGTTGTAGAGAAAAGCAAATATGAATTAAGCGTATATGATGATGATGGCTGGTACGCCACTTACCCAGTTGTATTTGGCAATAAAGATCTTGGAGATAAAATGCGGGAAGGCGACCGCAAAACACCTGAAGGAACATTTACCATTATCAGTAAAAAAGTGCATGAAAAATGGGATAGATTCATGATGCTTGATTATCCTACACAGGAAAGCTATCAAAGATTTTATGAGCGTAAAGCGCATGGCCTGATACCCCAGAATGCAACTATTGGTGGTGGTATCGGTATTCATGGCACATGGCCGCGTGAAGATTATGCTATTGACCGTTATGACAACTGGACAATGGGCTGCATAAGCATGAAGAATGAAGATGTGGAAGAATTATACAATATGATACCCGTAGGAACAAAAGTACAAATAAGAAAATGATTACTCGTTCAAAAATGTTGTAATGTTTTGCATCCATTTATCATGCTCATTCTTGCAAAGACTCTGATGTCCTGAATTTGCATACACAACCAATTTTTTTTCCTTAGTGCCAAGATTATTATAAATAGTATTTGTTTCTTCCTGCGTTACACGAAAATCTTCCTGCCCCCATTGTAATAAAGTTTTGCAGTGAATATCTTTTACATATTCAACGGGCTTATTTGAAAATGCCCAAATGCCAAGATCTGTGCCGCCCCAGAATGCAAGAAAAGTACCCAACGGTTCATCGGGCAAATTCATCACCCTTACAAAACCTTCTGCCGCATCATGCATAGTGCCAAAAGGCATTTCAAGAATTATTTTTTTTGGTTGAATGGCGCTGTAATCATGCATAGCTTTTGTTATGGTTGCCGCACCCATTGATATGCCATACAGCACAATATTCTTTGCACCGTTTGCAACAGCGTAATCATAAGCGGCTTTTACATCTTTGGCTTCATTATAACCAACACTACAAGTGGTGCCTTCACTTTCACCATGATCACGAAAATCAACCGTTAAAATATTCCAGCCAAGCCCATAGAATGCTTCGGCTTCTTTTGTAAGCCCACTACGGCAACTGCCATGCCCATGAAACATAATGATCGTTCCTTTTGCGGCAACAGCATTATTATGCAGCGTGCTCCATGCTGCAAGTTGCAAGCCATCTTCGGTTATAATTTTTACCGTGCTGTGTGGTATATGCAATGAATCAACCACTTTGCTTTTTGGAACAGGTGTACCAAATAATACTGCGCCTACTTTTATAAAAAGGCCCATCTCCGCTGGGTTTTGACGTGGTGCATTATCTACAAAGCGGGTGAAATGGTAAGCCTGAACAGCGCAAACAATATTGAAAAAAATGAAAATAAATAAAAGTATATAAGCAGTTTTTTTAAGGAGCAGTTTCATAAACGGTGTTTGATCTTTAAAATAATAACGAAACATATTAGGTAAAGATTTTGCTAACCGGCTTTTGTTTTATAAAGCTGCCTGTTATTTCATTTTAGTATTTGTGAATACTGCATAGTAATTTTTTTAGCTGCAGTATTTCATAGCATCATCGTTGTGTCACTCATT
Coding sequences within it:
- a CDS encoding nucleoside deaminase; amino-acid sequence: MLSISDEYFMQQALKEAQKAFDTDEVPVGAVIVINNKIIARAHNQVELLNDPTAHAEILAITTACNYLGAKYLPDAALYVTIEPCLMCCGALYWSKIGKIVYGAPDIKNGYRKYIHASSQTHDTGEAPFHVKTEIIKGMLQDECAALIKEFFKRKR
- a CDS encoding sugar phosphate isomerase/epimerase family protein → MSYSRRKFLQTTGLLGAGAMLASNNLFAGKAPLTNFGIQLWTVQQDMAKDAAGTLKALASYGYKQIEGFEGRMGMFWGMTVGDMKKYMDDLGMTMISSHCNINDKFEIKAANAANMGMKYLICPYLGPQKSADDFKKAADNFNAKGEICKKNGLRFAYHNHGYSFKTIDGQVPEDIMLANTNPDLVDFEMDMYWVVTGGADINSYLKKYKGRFRLCHVKDRQKGVDASVEDASVILGTGSIDYPSIVPIAKKYGVEYFIVEQEKFDDTTPMLSAEADAKYMMTLKA
- a CDS encoding outer membrane protein assembly factor BamB family protein, whose translation is MNKIYSLLFFIFIFFIRVKAQPDEMFRGNAAHNKNYAGQDDNVFNKISWTFKTGAAVRSTAIAVNDIVYFGSNDGYLYALEKKTGELKWKFNCGSSVSSSPAYSTGLIYILSEQQILFAINANDGNLNWQKSIGEDKPYDWGFDYYFPSPAINTDTLLIASADGKVLSLNKQNGKSYWEFKAQHFIRATPALKDGWIYIGDTNGDMYALDSKTGKQKWVYKTFGSLLNNDTIGFDRKAILGSAVVEDDAVVFGSRDGFLYCVNRFDGTLRWKFDHKVSWVISSPSVVNGHVITGTSDGHFVQSVNIKTGQEKWRTYGTAPLWSSPLVVGNNVYIGGNEGVLYCIDINTGEKQAHPFCINSKIFSSPVVGDNKMYFGADNGLFYCLENTVINKNSLNRYVYWDKKNASIFLRNGVDILVKDFFYRKGYIVIDEKKLSSLVTENKNDGSGKVIVFVSSKLPASFLRTDTINILHSFIESGGIVVDIGNNSLVCDIDSSNNLNGFNYRRCKSLIGVNYPANDLRSFGGFFSATATAAGKSMGIKDHWTAISPIDKNDATTVLGIDEKGRASAWIKNIGKGKFVQMWVDQSFPEDYNFADDVLSNIERM
- a CDS encoding gluconate 2-dehydrogenase subunit 3 family protein, with product MNRRDALSRVALIMGGTVIGAEAFLSGCKTATKYGESLNFTPEDIAYLNEIAETIIPATSTPGAKDAKVGEFMTVIVKDCYEEKDQKAFLEGMKKLDDASQKKNSKSFMESTPEQRKALLIDLDKEATAFNKSKKPEDPSHYFSAFKQLTLWGYFTSEPGATKALRYVAVPGRYEGCIPYKKGDKAWAT
- a CDS encoding L,D-transpeptidase family protein codes for the protein MKSLIYSCCCISLLLGFTSFHDKHILPKGTYLLVVEKSKYELSVYDDDGWYATYPVVFGNKDLGDKMREGDRKTPEGTFTIISKKVHEKWDRFMMLDYPTQESYQRFYERKAHGLIPQNATIGGGIGIHGTWPREDYAIDRYDNWTMGCISMKNEDVEELYNMIPVGTKVQIRK
- a CDS encoding M1 family metallopeptidase; translation: MKHLLLICSLIACSVAGANAQALYMPREVKEAFKKETRSIDGKPGKNYWQNYGRYNITVTAAPPDRNIKGSETIMYVNNSTDTIRNPVIKLFLNIHKPGAPRNFGVGADYLTDGVQIDKVTVNNQPYQWRNNPNAFTFQSMRLPKPLAPHDSIQLMFDWHYEISLQSNREGMIDSTTYFLAYFYPRVAVFDDISGWDRMNFMDSHEFYSDFNDYTVTLNVPKNYIVWGTGTLNNPERLLQPDFLKKYYSSFTSDETIHVATKEDLAAKRVTAQDNMNSWKFTANNIPDMAFGLSDHFVWDAGSVLVDDATKRRASVQAAYNDTAADYRNMVEYGKHSLDWLSHNWPGIPYPYEKTTIFQGYAGMEYPMMANDETYEDPNFSRFVAEHEIAHTYMPFYMGINETRYGFMDEGWATTFELLIGRADLGVEKAESLYKQFRIAGWIGDPSAGEDIPIVTPGDALTGQGFGNNEYGKASIGYLAMKDLLGDQLFKTCLHAYMNRWNGKHPIPWDFFNTFNNISGQDLNWFWNSWYFSNNYIDFAVQSVNKNKNSYAVAIQNIGGYPAPFDLVITYDDGSSEKQHQTPMLWKADLKNASVNITTKKKIKSVQIDGGIFMDADESNNTFNVQ
- a CDS encoding helix-turn-helix transcriptional regulator, with the protein product MSNAAYYGKLLMPLILFGWSKPLIVDNLELKTILLMPYVHLINEQNKLSLNKPADTDRIYYSELREWFTNNAFRSFSVKYVVEGAITYRCGQKEYKVEKNHFLLTSKQPFVKAYFESKQPVKSICIDICPSSIAETFSVLHHKEEHNLDNYMTGYFECPHFFEHVYNTGQTQLGLQLKQLSIALKNGLIYEDIVNEEWFLRLTEEIVLQEKQNCFSLNNISSRKVSTRKETYERLLTGREFIHAHYLQNPEIAEVARHCNLSVYHFFRSFKQAFKISPYQYMLQLRLQHALELLKTGIYSVTDIASLCSFPDVFSFSKAFKKQYGLSPNYYIRSIFESTSSAKL
- a CDS encoding alpha/beta hydrolase, whose protein sequence is MKLLLKKTAYILLFIFIFFNIVCAVQAYHFTRFVDNAPRQNPAEMGLFIKVGAVLFGTPVPKSKVVDSLHIPHSTVKIITEDGLQLAAWSTLHNNAVAAKGTIIMFHGHGSCRSGLTKEAEAFYGLGWNILTVDFRDHGESEGTTCSVGYNEAKDVKAAYDYAVANGAKNIVLYGISMGAATITKAMHDYSAIQPKKIILEMPFGTMHDAAEGFVRVMNLPDEPLGTFLAFWGGTDLGIWAFSNKPVEYVKDIHCKTLLQWGQEDFRVTQEETNTIYNNLGTKEKKLVVYANSGHQSLCKNEHDKWMQNITTFLNE
- a CDS encoding DUF1569 domain-containing protein: MQNLFQPESATGIVMRIARLKPAAKALWGKMNAAQMLAHCKAPLEVALGDRILKHSFIGWLFGKLAKKKMLKEPPFQHNLPTDGSFVVKDERVFSDEQEQLFTLIKRFAEADPQTIAARVHPFFGKMTIDEWGILQWKHLDHHLRQFGV